In one Shinella zoogloeoides genomic region, the following are encoded:
- a CDS encoding DUF47 domain-containing protein gives MLSLFRKLMPREDRFFDLFEQHSRTVVGAAESLRAALAGGPDLEKHCDRIVELEDQADDITREVLLAVRRSFITPFDRGDIKDLIQSMDDAIDMMHKTVKTIRLYEQTDFQPGMQEMGEAVVKAAHLIAEAIPLLDKVGVHAGRLSAIAEEVTRVEGRSDELHDQGLKDLFKRFGKSDPMSYIIGSEIYGELEKVVDRFEDVANEISGIVIENV, from the coding sequence ATGCTTTCGCTGTTTCGCAAACTCATGCCGCGCGAAGACCGTTTCTTCGATCTCTTCGAGCAGCATTCCCGTACCGTCGTCGGCGCCGCCGAATCCCTCCGCGCGGCCCTTGCCGGCGGTCCCGACCTGGAAAAGCACTGCGACCGCATCGTCGAACTGGAGGACCAGGCCGACGACATCACACGCGAAGTGCTGCTCGCCGTCCGCCGCTCCTTCATCACCCCCTTCGACCGCGGCGACATCAAGGACCTGATCCAGTCGATGGACGATGCCATCGACATGATGCACAAGACGGTGAAGACCATCCGCCTCTACGAGCAGACGGATTTCCAGCCCGGCATGCAGGAAATGGGCGAGGCCGTCGTCAAGGCGGCGCATCTCATCGCCGAGGCCATTCCGCTGCTCGACAAGGTGGGCGTGCATGCCGGCCGCCTCAGCGCCATTGCAGAGGAGGTCACACGCGTCGAGGGCCGTTCGGACGAGCTGCACGACCAGGGCCTGAAAGACCTCTTCAAGCGATTCGGCAAATCCGATCCGATGTCCTACATCATCGGCAGCGAGATCTACGGGGAACTCGAAAAGGTCGTCGACCGCTTCGAGGACGTCGCCAATGAAATCAGCGGTATCGTGATCGAGAACGTCTGA